Proteins from a single region of Gimesia sp.:
- a CDS encoding SoxR reducing system RseC family protein gives MAKASYTLRNGRVYVHEKCQQPTQVNGGDFEGLCNPFNLCLGTVCAHCGGPRALRSFHWADTGEQLDDYRRRLRTKVPPIYSWWYLWISPLIGLIAGTIIGPLFLNNSSLPVAAGSALVGTLIMYLIIGPKLLMLIAPKKYYQLR, from the coding sequence ATGGCCAAAGCTTCGTATACCCTGCGCAACGGACGCGTTTATGTCCATGAAAAATGCCAACAGCCCACTCAGGTCAATGGCGGCGACTTCGAAGGCTTATGTAACCCGTTCAATCTCTGCCTGGGAACCGTCTGCGCCCATTGTGGCGGCCCCCGCGCATTACGCAGTTTCCACTGGGCCGACACCGGCGAACAACTTGATGACTACCGCAGACGCCTCCGCACGAAAGTTCCCCCGATTTATTCCTGGTGGTATCTCTGGATCTCCCCCTTGATCGGCCTCATCGCCGGCACCATCATCGGGCCACTCTTTCTGAATAACAGCAGCCTGCCAGTCGCCGCCGGCTCCGCCCTGGTCGGCACATTAATCATGTACCTGATCATCGGCCCCAAACTGTTGATGCTGATCGCCCCCAAAAAGTATTATCAACTCAGGTAG
- the pyrE gene encoding orotate phosphoribosyltransferase, whose translation MTNQIQLATEIKRTSQLSGTFTLRSGATSDTYFDKYQFESSPVLLKQIAEAMEELLPENTDVLAGLEMGGIPVVTVLSQVTGLPAAFIRKAAKTYGTCRYAEGTSLSGKNVVLIEDVVSSGGAILDALQKLRDSEIEPLCAICVIDRQTGGAEALQAVDLELKSVLTMQDILNAGSIGE comes from the coding sequence ATGACGAATCAGATACAGCTGGCAACAGAGATCAAACGAACTTCCCAGCTGTCGGGGACATTCACCCTGCGATCCGGTGCCACGTCAGATACCTATTTCGACAAATATCAGTTTGAATCATCCCCGGTTTTACTGAAGCAGATTGCGGAAGCCATGGAAGAACTGCTGCCCGAGAATACGGACGTCCTGGCGGGTCTGGAGATGGGTGGGATTCCCGTGGTCACGGTTCTAAGTCAGGTAACCGGTTTGCCGGCGGCTTTTATCCGCAAGGCAGCCAAAACATACGGGACCTGTCGATACGCAGAGGGCACCAGTCTGTCGGGTAAGAACGTCGTTCTGATCGAAGATGTAGTCTCCTCAGGTGGCGCGATTCTGGATGCGTTACAGAAACTTCGCGATTCAGAAATCGAGCCGCTGTGTGCGATCTGCGTGATCGATCGCCAGACGGGAGGAGCCGAAGCACTGCAGGCCGTCGATCTGGAGTTGAAGTCCGTGCTCACGATGCAGGACATTCTCAATGCGGGTTCAATTGGAGAATGA
- a CDS encoding putative metallopeptidase — MSTQQPFNFSHAMYRLCSDVSRRLPEFHHVDMDRIAVAFAQARRNVPYGMQAKLTPLRFENGALQTTRYGRKWTVQRVYQDQQEMLYILTFYLPRFLNHSFKEKMITVLHELYHISPAFDGDIRRLAGHYHVHSHSQKEYDAHMAVLVDQYMKLNPPPELFGFLKCRFSTLQKKHGGVVGLQIPIPKLIPVTETRIA, encoded by the coding sequence ATGTCAACGCAGCAGCCCTTTAATTTCAGTCACGCGATGTACCGCCTGTGCAGCGACGTCTCGCGTCGGCTGCCTGAGTTTCATCATGTCGATATGGACCGGATCGCGGTCGCCTTCGCCCAGGCCCGCCGCAATGTGCCTTACGGCATGCAGGCCAAGTTGACGCCCCTGCGGTTTGAGAACGGGGCTCTGCAAACCACGCGCTACGGCCGGAAGTGGACGGTGCAGCGTGTGTACCAGGATCAGCAGGAGATGCTGTATATCCTCACCTTCTATTTGCCGCGGTTCCTGAATCATTCGTTCAAAGAGAAGATGATCACGGTGCTGCACGAACTGTATCACATCAGCCCGGCCTTCGACGGCGACATCCGCCGCCTGGCAGGACATTACCACGTGCACTCGCACAGCCAGAAAGAATACGACGCCCACATGGCGGTACTGGTCGACCAGTACATGAAACTGAACCCGCCTCCCGAACTGTTCGGATTCCTCAAGTGCCGTTTCTCGACGCTGCAGAAAAAGCACGGCGGCGTGGTGGGGCTGCAGATCCCGATCCCGAAACTGATTCCGGTGACCGAGACGCGGATTGCGTAA
- the rplQ gene encoding 50S ribosomal protein L17, which produces MRHRMRGRKLGRNASHRKAMFRNMAVSLIKTVRIDEEAENAPKVSGRITTTVQKAKELRPFIEKLITVAKKAQPHIENAAQYATSAEKNSSEWKTWRESEQWNQWNQALAPALSYRRRAFAELRDNEAVDILFNELAERFAERNGGYTRIVRLATVRLGDAGTQAIIEFVGERDRVKPTRRSETLGSAATEEAPADEEATAEETAETESEAVADEAPATEAEASEGETAEAEEDKKEE; this is translated from the coding sequence ATGCGACACCGAATGAGAGGCCGCAAATTAGGCCGCAATGCATCACACCGTAAGGCGATGTTCCGCAACATGGCGGTGAGCCTCATCAAGACCGTCCGGATCGACGAGGAAGCTGAAAACGCTCCTAAGGTTTCCGGTCGGATCACCACCACCGTGCAGAAAGCCAAAGAACTGCGTCCGTTCATCGAAAAGCTGATCACGGTTGCCAAGAAAGCTCAGCCACACATCGAGAACGCTGCCCAGTACGCAACTTCCGCTGAGAAGAACTCCAGCGAATGGAAGACCTGGCGTGAATCTGAGCAGTGGAATCAGTGGAACCAGGCTCTGGCACCCGCTCTGAGCTACCGTCGTCGGGCATTCGCAGAACTGCGTGACAACGAAGCCGTCGATATCCTGTTCAACGAACTGGCAGAACGCTTTGCAGAACGCAATGGTGGATACACCCGCATTGTGCGTCTGGCAACTGTCCGTCTGGGCGATGCCGGTACTCAGGCTATCATCGAATTCGTCGGCGAACGAGATCGTGTTAAGCCGACCCGCCGCAGCGAAACACTGGGTTCTGCAGCAACAGAGGAAGCACCAGCTGACGAAGAAGCTACTGCGGAAGAAACAGCAGAAACAGAAAGCGAAGCAGTCGCTGACGAAGCTCCTGCCACTGAAGCAGAAGCCTCAGAAGGGGAAACTGCTGAAGCTGAAGAAGACAAAAAAGAGGAGTAA